Below is a window of Gossypium hirsutum isolate 1008001.06 chromosome A12, Gossypium_hirsutum_v2.1, whole genome shotgun sequence DNA.
TGTGTATTTCAGGtagaccctttttttttttttctcttaagtgGGAAGTGGGTTGGTTTGCTTGTGTTTTTTATGAGTGACTGTTGTAGACCTGCATCAGCAGCATTCAACAATGCTACAATGTTAAAAAGGTTTGCACATTTTGATAAAGTCGTAATTACATCACTCGTGCACCTGCAATAGGATAACCTTTACACACTCTCTCAATCTTTGCTGCTATATTCTTCTCTAGTTCATCATTATTATGTACACTATTTCCTTTTGGATTCGTCACTTTAGCTTTCACTTTTTCTAGGCTTCTTTTAATATCATATGCAATTCTTCAAACAGGATTTGAGATTGAGAGGTTGCACTTGATTCATTAATCCCAGCATTTATAATGTTTTCTCTTATTTAGTTGAGAATATTAAAAGTAACGTGGCTTGGGTCTTTTACTTTTCGATTATAAACACTTTAGGCAATCTCACAATCAGATCAACTATTCCTTGTGCAACAGTTCTAcgttataaatataatttccaaattcAAAAATCCTACATCAAGTGAACGAGACAAGCTGCTTGTTGATTTTATATGCATGCAAGcattacaaaattaaattacatcataaatatttttttctatgaaaattgAGTAATTTCTATGaaaattgagtaaaatttaagtaaaagtaccatgaaaaCTCTTATGTTAAGAGTTGAATTACATTTTATTACCTCTATTAAAAAATAAGCAAATCATATAGATCAAAATGCAAATTGATTCTTCTGTTAAAATTcctttatttctattattaaaaactgaTCTTTGTACATCAATATAAGATATACATGGCACGTTCCACTGTATGATTATTCCATCAGCTATGACagtttttaaacatataaacaaatgaaaattttaataacaaagaccaatttactttttgatctgatgtacaaaaattaatttcttcaattttttaatttaagggaCGAAATGTAATCTAATTCTTAATATAAGAAACTCTATAGTACTTTACCTGTAAGAATCATCATCAAGATCTCTAATCAccttatattttatattgaaGTTATACAATCTCTGTTCCCttgttataaaaagaaaaagaaaatacaaggCCCATTGTCAATTGTGAGACCAAAAACTAAAACTTTGGAAGAACCAATCAGTACTGCTTATAAATAGATTGATATTATTCTCTCTGTGTAGCTTCAATTTGAAGAAACACTAATCACCTCATGCTAAAGCATTACATAATGATTTGTATGCCGCAACACAGGTCTTAAATTTCTCTTCAGCCATTGCCTGCATAAATGCATCAATATCATGCGACTATTTTGTAGAAAGAATAGGAGAACTAAATCATAGAAGAAAAGATAGATGTAGCAACGGATCAGCAAGCTAAATAAGCATTGTTTTCGAAAAGGATCTCTCCTGTGCCCTACTACCCCTCTCGAATTCCCCAATAAACGAACGCacaaatgaaaatatatgaattttgtttCAACCAACAGCCAAAATCATGAAGGGCCTAGAAATGTTTGGAGAATATTCATAAAACTGCAACCCactattcaataattttatataaataatattggAAAAGTCTAACTAACCTGTGAAGGACCTTGATGTTTATCAGGATGCCACTTTAAAGATGATAAGCGGAAGCtgcaaaatgattttaataattttagaataCATACCgttaaaaaaagggagaaaaggaAGAACTAAAATTTATGAAATCTTTAAGTCAGGCCTCTCAAAATTAAAGTAGAATGAAAACACTCAAAAGTACTTACGCCTTTTTAACATCTTCGAGCTTTAAGCGGCCAGTTGGAGGCAGACCAAGGATTGCTCTATCAGAACATGATCCTACAGCATATGACTCATCCACAAGTTCACTTTCACTAGAAGGCTCCCACTCTTCTGTTCTTTGATTGGTCCAGTCTGATTTTTCTCTCCACTCAAATCCAGATTCTGAACTTCGAAAAGTAAAATCCCCACTAAAAGACCAAGTATAGCATTTCTTCCCAAACACAGCGTGAAAGATTGTCTCTGGATGATCAAAGTCATTAGAGAATATTTTTCTAAGCCTTCCTGTGTGTGAAAAAAGGACACATGTGTTAACATTATGATTAATGGCAGACAATTTTAATGGAAAACAAtccaagtggtgcaagtttagcaccctaaagttgactttgaaaaagtggcatgggataatttttttttggtccttgagataatgggctatttattgtttggtccttaaacctcaactataaataggccttctcatttcttatttcaattcatcccaaccaatctttctctcttagttttctttttctcccatttgagaattcttaaggaattctatttgtttgtaatactttgaagatagtaaagttatcatctggtgttagtgcccgaggacgtaggtataatttaccgaacctcgttaaaactcttgtgttctttcttgtcctatttttctttcaatatttgagggtataatagtagtatttaattgtgctattaaattactatagaagggatattctgtctaaggaaagacttggtatttaagagatccatgtgatccacctctcttccctgggaattgaactttgtgtgattttttagtacaataatttacacgcttccgaccctattggaacaacaagtggtatcaagagccgaaggttaatcgtagtatgctctgtggttgcagtttaaactgatcttccacatcagaaaagatttccttaggtatattgaaagattatggagaaaacggtcggtgtaggagcttcaacatcgtccatgtggataagaccgacaattgcaaatgcaagattggccgtggagatctttgatggcacgggccattttggtatgtggcaaagtgaggttctagatgccctttttcagcagggtctagacatttccattgatgaagagaaaccagatgatgtacaggagaaagattggaaggcgatcaatcggttggcatgtggcacaattcgatcatgcctttctcgagagcagaggtatgctttttcaaaggagacttctgcaaataagttgtgggtagcacttgaagaaaaatttttgaagaaaaacagtcaaaataagctccacttgaagaaaagactgtttcacttcacatacgtcccaagtaccacaatgaatgatcacatcaccaaatttaatcagttagtcactgatttgctgaatatggatgagacattcaaagatgaagatttggctttgatgctgttggggtcacttcctgaggagtttgagttcctagaaactactctacttcatggcaggagtgatatatctctgagcgaagtctgtgcggccttatacagttatgaacagagaaagaaggacaaacagaaaaactcaatcagagatacagaagctttagtagtccgaggtcgttcatacactcggaagaaaactcaaaaggggagatcaaagtcaaagtccagactcgggaaagatgaatgtgctttttgtcatgagaaaggccactggaagaaaaattgtccaaagctgaagaataagggaaaagctgctgtagatgcttgtgttgctaagcatgatactagtgactctgaactatcactggttgcatcatcatcgtcgttccattcagatgagtggatattggattcgggttgtacctatcatatgtcccctaaccgggagtggttctctgatttagtagaactaaatggaggagttgtttatatgggcaatgacaatgcctgtaaaactgttgggataggttcaatccaattaaagaataaagatggatcaaccagagttctgactgatgttcggtacgtgcccaatttgaagaaaaatctaatctcattgggagccttggaatccaatggttcagttgttactatgagagatggggttttaaaagtgacatctggcgcacttgtgatattgaagggcatcaggaaaaataacttgtattactaccaaggtagtacagttattggagcagtcgctgcagcttccggcagcaaagaattggactcaatacagttgtggcatatgaagttgggacatgccagcgaaaaatccttgcaaattctggcaaagcaaggattgttgaaaggtgtaaaggcttgcaaattaaaattttgcgagcattgtgttctgggaaagcaaaagagagtgaaattcggtactgctatccataatacaaaaggtattttggaatatgttcactcagatgtgtggaggccttccaagacaccttcattgggaggaaaacactactttgttacttttgttgatgacttttccagaagagtttgggtgtataccatgagaactaaggataaagtgcttagagtttttcttaaatggaaaactatgatcgaaaaccagactggcaagaaaatcaagcggcttaggacggacaatggaggggaatataaaagtgatccgttcttcgatgtgtgccaagagtatagtattgttcgacacttcacagttagggatacaccacagcagaatggattggcagagcgtatgaatcgaacattgctggagaaagttcgatgtatgttgtccaatgctgggttgggcaagcaattttgggctgaggctgtgacatacgctggccatcttgttaatcgtttgccatcatctacattagaaagaaaaactcctatagAGGTatgtctggaaaaccggctacagattatgattccttacatgtgtttggaaccactgcatattaccatgtgaatgagtcaaagttagatccgagggcaaagaaagctctttttatgggaatcacttctggagtgaagggatttcgtctttggtgtttaagcacaaagaaaatgatctgtagcagagatgttacctttgatgaatctgccacattgaaaaaggtagcagataaacatattcagacgagcaatactccacagcag
It encodes the following:
- the LOC107920172 gene encoding uncharacterized protein — its product is MPQLFHFWMKIQYGNLIGQKVGIQMARLRSGGRGFLTNILGNLTIKKRRLRKIFSNDFDHPETIFHAVFGKKCYTWSFSGDFTFRSSESGFEWREKSDWTNQRTEEWEPSSESELVDESYAVGSCSDRAILGLPPTGRLKLEDVKKAFRLSSLKWHPDKHQGPSQAMAEEKFKTCVAAYKSLCNALA